From Strigops habroptila isolate Jane chromosome 1, bStrHab1.2.pri, whole genome shotgun sequence, a single genomic window includes:
- the LOC115607236 gene encoding epidermal retinol dehydrogenase 2-like, with protein sequence MNFFLETLKVIGLLVYYLLESLLFSIVPKRKKSVSGEIVLITGAGSGIGRLLSLKFASLGATVVLWDINQEGLKETSKLVKENGAVRVHCYVCDCSSRQDVYRVADQVKKEVGDVSIVVNNAGIVTGKRFIDSPDSLVEKTMEVNIMAHFWTYKAFLPAMIASNHGHLVSIASSAGLTGVNLLSDYCASKFAAIGFAESVNLEMRRLGRTGVKTTIVCPYFINTGMFDGCSPKWPHLLPNLEPEYVAEKIITAVRRDQEVLLLPRVLYFFFALKNILPVKASVLLMEYFGTLHVMDGFKGRAKKD encoded by the exons ATGAACTTCTTCCTGGAAACACTCAAAGTCATTGGACTACTTGTCTATTACTTGCTGGAGTCACTACTGTTCTCAATTGTGCCTAAACGGAAGAAGAGTGTTAGTGGTGAAATAGTATTAATCACAGGAGCAGGAAGTGGCATTGGGAGACTCCTATCCTTAAAGTTTGCCAGCCTCGGAGCCACAGTGGTTCTCTGGGACATTAATCAAGAGGGGCTTAAGGAGACAAGTAAACTGGTCAAAGAAAATGGAGCAGTGAGAGTACACTGTTATGTCTGTGACTGTAGCAGCAGGCAGGATGTCTACAGAGTAGCCGATCAG GTTAAAAAAGAAGTTGGCGATGTCAGCATCGTAGTCAACAATGCTGGTATTGTAACTGGGAAGAGATTTATCGATTCTCCAGATTCACTTGTGGAAAAAACCATGGAAGTGAACATAATGGCACACTTCTGG ACTTACAAAGCCTTCCTCCCAGCAATGATAGCCTCTAACCATGGACACTTGGTTAGTATTGCAAGTTCAGCGGGACTGACTGGAGTCAATCTTCTTTCAG ATTACTGTGCAAGTAAATTTGCAGCTATTGGTTTTGCGGAGTCAGTTAATCTAGAGATGAGACGACTGGGAAGGACTGGTGTTAAAACCACAATTGTGTGTCCTTACTTCATAAACACAGGGATGTTTGATGGCTGTAGCCCTAA GTGGCCACATCTGCTTCCCAATCTGGAGCCCGAGTATGTGGCTGAGAAGATAATCACTGCTGTTCGACGGGACCAAGAAGTATTGCTGCTACCACgtgttctttatttcttttttgctttgaaaaa CATCCTACCAGTGAAAGCTTCTGTTCTCCTTATGGAGTATTTTGGAACCCTCCATGTCATGGATGGCTTCAAAGGTCGAGCGAAGAAGGactga